The following coding sequences are from one Parabacteroides pacaensis window:
- a CDS encoding RNA polymerase sigma factor, translating to MELYDDRYYIERVKKGNTECFACLIDKYSQQVFTLIVRIVRNREDAEELAQDVFMKIFRSLHSFKGESNFSTWIYRIAYNTAISATRKKQREILSLEEDSFSNLSEEVVTNRLNQTHNDEQLAVLDKALELLSPDDRALIHLFYLKEKTIEDVSSITGLTESNVKTKLHRIRKKLYVLFTKLEEQL from the coding sequence ATGGAACTTTACGACGATAGATATTATATAGAAAGGGTCAAAAAAGGAAATACCGAATGCTTTGCTTGTCTGATAGATAAGTACAGTCAACAAGTATTTACCCTCATCGTCAGGATAGTACGTAACCGGGAAGACGCGGAAGAATTGGCACAAGATGTCTTTATGAAGATCTTTCGCTCCTTGCACTCATTTAAAGGAGAAAGTAACTTTTCTACCTGGATATACCGGATTGCTTACAATACCGCAATTTCCGCTACCCGGAAAAAACAACGGGAAATTCTATCCCTAGAGGAGGATTCATTTTCTAACCTGTCTGAAGAAGTCGTTACCAATAGGCTAAACCAAACGCACAACGACGAACAATTAGCTGTTTTAGACAAAGCGTTAGAACTGCTTTCACCCGACGATCGTGCCTTGATCCATCTTTTTTATCTAAAAGAAAAAACGATAGAAGACGTATCTTCTATTACCGGTCTCACCGAATCGAATGTAAAGACCAAATTACATCGGATTCGTAAAAAATTATATGTATTATTTACTAAATTGGAGGAACAATTATGA
- the nanU gene encoding SusD family outer membrane lipoprotein NanU — MKNRYAYLTFLTCFLLESCGWLDVTSESTISGKQYWKTEEQYEAFMTGIHALFRTHAYTFFILGETRSDVFGDPTIGGTASQDLERLPYNTLSEEVPVVTNYGDFYENIYQINLFIRNTSETTLLSVDKKNYYLGQAYGLRAYYYFHLLRSWGNVIITTTPVYPTQTVHLAKAASSAADVMKQIKEDIDNSLACFGTDYSLLGQKSLWSKAASLMLQAEVHLWSSRQMNGGTSDAGIAKKALTEIRQNWPELGLMEHFTDVFAYGMKGNKEIILAIRNKLNEYSLWDGAFSSTFLPPAGGLKTFYDITTGELFDITKENRLGLMKLGIRKAHLNHYDDADSRKSGTLKGVYNKDKNGNFVLASVFIYKYQGIQDAGDTRSMNDDYPIYRYADLLLMLAEAKSLLGENPAEELNAIRQRAYEENYNESIHGYPHQSVDANIHEAILEERFKEFIMEGKRWYDLRRFGSRYVFRYTWAEDGNEQKLLWPVDKTTLTNNSALKQTPGYDSAGN, encoded by the coding sequence ATGAAAAATAGATATGCTTATTTGACTTTCCTCACCTGTTTTTTACTGGAAAGCTGCGGCTGGCTCGACGTAACGTCTGAAAGTACGATTTCCGGCAAACAATACTGGAAAACGGAAGAACAATACGAAGCATTTATGACGGGGATTCACGCGCTTTTCCGCACACATGCTTATACGTTTTTTATCCTAGGAGAAACCAGAAGCGATGTTTTCGGTGATCCCACAATCGGCGGAACCGCTTCGCAAGACCTGGAACGGCTCCCTTATAACACCCTAAGTGAAGAAGTTCCCGTAGTTACCAACTACGGAGACTTTTATGAAAATATATACCAAATCAACCTATTCATCCGGAATACGAGCGAAACAACCCTTTTATCTGTAGACAAAAAGAATTATTATTTAGGACAGGCATATGGATTGAGGGCCTATTATTATTTTCACTTACTACGCAGTTGGGGAAACGTTATAATCACTACCACCCCTGTTTATCCGACCCAGACAGTCCATTTAGCAAAAGCCGCTTCATCCGCTGCCGACGTAATGAAGCAAATCAAGGAAGACATCGACAACTCGTTAGCCTGCTTCGGAACCGATTATTCCCTATTAGGACAAAAATCTCTATGGTCTAAAGCTGCCAGCCTGATGCTACAAGCAGAAGTTCATCTGTGGAGCAGCCGGCAAATGAACGGGGGAACGTCCGATGCCGGGATAGCCAAAAAGGCTTTGACCGAAATCCGGCAGAATTGGCCTGAATTAGGCTTGATGGAACATTTTACCGATGTCTTCGCCTATGGGATGAAGGGAAACAAAGAAATAATTTTAGCTATCCGGAATAAACTAAATGAATATTCTTTATGGGACGGAGCTTTTTCCAGTACCTTCCTGCCCCCTGCCGGCGGATTAAAAACCTTTTACGATATAACGACAGGGGAGTTATTTGATATTACCAAAGAAAACAGGCTGGGACTCATGAAATTAGGTATCAGAAAAGCCCATTTAAATCATTACGACGATGCCGATAGCCGTAAATCAGGCACTTTAAAAGGTGTTTACAATAAAGATAAAAATGGAAATTTCGTTTTGGCCAGTGTTTTCATCTATAAATACCAGGGAATACAGGATGCAGGTGACACCCGCTCCATGAACGATGATTATCCGATTTACCGGTATGCTGATTTGTTACTGATGTTAGCCGAGGCAAAATCTCTATTGGGTGAAAACCCTGCAGAAGAACTGAACGCAATCCGGCAACGCGCATACGAAGAGAATTATAACGAATCCATCCACGGGTATCCGCATCAGTCCGTTGACGCCAATATCCACGAAGCGATTCTCGAAGAACGATTCAAAGAGTTTATTATGGAAGGAAAACGCTGGTACGACCTGCGACGCTTCGGCAGTCGCTATGTATTCCGATATACTTGGGCGGAAGACGGAAACGAACAAAAATTATTATGGCCTGTCGATAAAACAACTTTAACAAACAACTCGGCTTTAAAGCAAACTCCCGGATATGACTCCGCAGGGAACTAG
- the rpsA gene encoding 30S ribosomal protein S1: MENLKNIAPVEDFDWDVYAKGETYGEVSRDDLIQTYDESLSTVKDKEVVMGTVTAMNKREVVVNIGYKSDGVVPMSEFRYNPDLKVGDEVEVYIESQEDKKGQLLLSHKKARATRSWDRVNEALEKDEIIKGYIKCRTKGGMIVDVFGIEAFLPGSQIDVKPIRDYDVFVGKTMEFKIVKINQEFKNVVVSHKALIEAELEAQKKDIISKLEKGQVLEGTVKNITSYGVFIDLGGVDGLIHITDLSWGRVSHPEEIVQLDQKINVVILDFDDEKKRIALGLKQLTPHPWDALDANLKVGDKVKGKVVVMADYGAFIEIAPGVEGLIHVSEMSWTQHLRSAQDFMKVGDEIEAVILTLDRDERKMSLGIKQLKPDPWENIEERFPVGSKHTATVRNFTNFGVFVEIEEGVDGLIHISDLSWTKKIKHPSEFTQIGAPIEVQVLEIDKENRRLSLGHKQLEENPWDVFETIFTVGSVHEGTVIEMLDKGAVIALPYGVEGFATPKHLVKEDGSQAQVDEKLQFKVIEFNKEAKRIILSHSRIFEDEQKGAKKEAAEKKASTKRTKKEEESANNSYEKTTLGDIEELAALKDKLSGK, translated from the coding sequence ATGGAAAATTTAAAGAACATTGCTCCCGTTGAAGACTTCGATTGGGATGTGTACGCAAAAGGTGAAACTTATGGTGAAGTAAGTCGCGATGACTTAATACAAACCTATGACGAATCTCTCAGTACTGTAAAAGACAAAGAAGTCGTAATGGGAACCGTAACCGCAATGAACAAACGTGAAGTTGTTGTTAACATCGGTTACAAGTCAGACGGCGTTGTTCCTATGTCTGAATTCCGTTACAATCCTGATTTAAAAGTAGGCGATGAAGTAGAAGTTTACATCGAAAGTCAGGAAGACAAAAAAGGACAATTGCTCCTTTCTCACAAAAAAGCTCGTGCTACCCGTTCTTGGGATCGTGTTAACGAAGCACTTGAAAAAGACGAAATTATCAAAGGTTACATCAAATGCCGTACAAAAGGCGGTATGATCGTAGACGTATTCGGCATAGAAGCCTTCTTGCCGGGTTCTCAAATCGATGTAAAACCGATTCGCGATTATGATGTATTCGTTGGAAAAACCATGGAATTTAAGATTGTTAAAATCAATCAGGAATTCAAAAATGTGGTTGTATCCCACAAAGCTCTTATCGAAGCTGAACTTGAAGCTCAGAAGAAAGACATCATCTCTAAACTTGAAAAAGGACAAGTACTGGAAGGTACTGTTAAAAACATCACCTCTTACGGTGTGTTCATTGACCTTGGCGGCGTAGACGGTTTGATTCACATCACCGACCTTTCTTGGGGTCGCGTTTCTCATCCGGAAGAAATCGTTCAACTGGACCAGAAGATCAACGTGGTTATCTTGGATTTCGACGACGAAAAGAAACGGATTGCTCTTGGATTGAAACAACTTACTCCTCATCCTTGGGATGCTTTGGATGCCAACCTGAAAGTGGGCGATAAAGTAAAAGGTAAAGTAGTGGTTATGGCCGACTATGGTGCATTTATCGAAATTGCTCCGGGCGTAGAAGGTTTGATCCATGTTTCCGAAATGTCTTGGACTCAACACTTACGTAGTGCTCAAGACTTTATGAAAGTAGGTGACGAAATCGAAGCTGTTATTTTAACCTTGGACCGTGACGAACGTAAAATGTCACTCGGTATCAAACAATTGAAACCGGATCCATGGGAAAATATCGAAGAACGTTTCCCGGTGGGTTCTAAACATACCGCTACGGTTCGTAACTTCACCAACTTCGGTGTATTCGTAGAAATCGAAGAAGGTGTAGATGGTTTGATTCATATTTCCGATCTTTCTTGGACAAAGAAAATCAAACATCCGTCTGAATTTACCCAGATCGGTGCTCCGATTGAAGTACAGGTTTTGGAAATCGATAAAGAAAACCGTCGTTTAAGCTTAGGACATAAACAATTGGAAGAAAATCCTTGGGATGTATTTGAAACGATCTTTACAGTAGGTTCGGTACACGAAGGAACGGTTATCGAAATGTTGGATAAAGGTGCTGTAATTGCCTTGCCTTATGGTGTAGAAGGTTTTGCTACTCCTAAACATTTGGTAAAAGAAGACGGTTCACAAGCTCAAGTAGATGAAAAGCTTCAGTTCAAGGTAATCGAGTTCAATAAAGAAGCCAAAAGAATCATTCTTTCACACAGCCGCATCTTCGAAGATGAGCAAAAAGGTGCCAAGAAAGAGGCTGCTGAAAAGAAAGCTTCAACGAAACGTACTAAGAAAGAAGAAGAATCAGCAAACAATTCTTACGAAAAGACCACTTTAGGTGACATCGAAGAATTAGCTGCACTGAAAGACAAATTGTCTGGAAAATAA
- a CDS encoding ABC transporter permease produces MMNHYLKTAFRNIRKYRQQNIISIIGLAIGFVCFALSVLWIRYELSYDNFHEGADRIYRVRITNERWEGNLCLVTPYLLSSYLKSTWPEVEDACALNSWDIRLKVDNKLYDTFALYIDSSFYDIFSVKVIEGNLDFIKSKAQGIAITPELATRMFGNENAIGKTIQYSNQQLTVDALVEGWGMHSNMSFQCIMPLRIYAADKWDTFSYRTYICLKEGAEREKFEQKVRAFGEREELDGFDFSKIVFTPIKELHYTFPDEDSRVKFSHVFLFALSGLLVILCSLFNYLTLFINCLKIRSKEFALRKTNGATNQNLFLMLMCEIGIMLILAVTVGLILIEWSLPMFKHLSGVDNSTGHIYMETLSYGVLIVAATILLVLLPVMMYFRRQTLYSSLKDTKDGIHKNLFRKVSIVLQLFISIGFIYCTMVIYKQVDSILHADTGIDQQNTATVGCYPLETKTLYQELKQLPEVQEVIMARAGFLPANSTSHNKLKPEEKSQKEDPSTECEIKYATADFISFYRIPFVEGRTFNESSKEAKEVIINEKARNAFGWTSGIGHRIVDDRGVACVVVGVVKDFVSTSPTEPTKPIVFLPEPGEQICLIRYLPGKKEACCQAVEERILQKFPDTDFSIYTVEDTLEEYVKSESALFSMLGFVSVVCIVVSLFGIYSLAMLICERRRKEIAIRKVLGASTGSILLLFYREFFVLLGIASALAFSISYVIMKPWREQYIRQVAIGPEVYAGIFLSMLACIVLTIDWLVWRTAHINPAEVIKSE; encoded by the coding sequence ATGATGAATCACTATCTTAAAACGGCATTCAGGAATATCCGGAAGTACAGGCAACAAAATATCATCAGTATCATCGGCTTGGCGATAGGTTTTGTCTGTTTTGCCCTGTCCGTGCTGTGGATACGGTACGAATTGAGCTACGACAATTTCCATGAAGGGGCTGACCGCATTTACCGGGTGAGGATAACAAACGAGCGTTGGGAGGGTAACTTATGTCTTGTTACCCCTTACTTGTTGTCCTCTTATCTGAAATCGACCTGGCCGGAAGTAGAAGATGCTTGCGCCCTCAACTCATGGGATATAAGGCTAAAAGTGGATAATAAATTGTATGATACTTTCGCTCTCTATATAGATTCATCTTTCTATGATATTTTCTCAGTGAAAGTGATAGAGGGAAACCTCGATTTTATTAAATCGAAAGCACAAGGGATTGCCATTACGCCTGAACTGGCAACCCGTATGTTCGGTAACGAAAATGCAATCGGAAAAACAATTCAGTATTCCAATCAACAGTTAACGGTAGATGCCCTTGTGGAAGGATGGGGAATGCATTCCAACATGTCGTTCCAATGCATCATGCCTTTACGGATATATGCTGCCGACAAATGGGATACTTTTTCCTACCGCACTTATATCTGTTTGAAAGAAGGAGCCGAGAGGGAAAAGTTTGAACAGAAGGTTCGTGCGTTTGGGGAAAGAGAAGAGTTGGATGGCTTTGATTTTTCCAAAATAGTCTTCACTCCTATTAAAGAGCTTCATTATACGTTTCCTGACGAAGACAGCCGTGTCAAGTTTTCGCATGTTTTTCTTTTCGCTCTCTCAGGTTTGCTGGTCATTTTGTGTTCTCTTTTCAACTATCTTACCCTGTTTATCAATTGTCTGAAAATACGAAGCAAAGAGTTTGCCCTAAGGAAAACCAACGGGGCGACTAACCAAAATCTTTTCTTAATGCTGATGTGCGAAATAGGCATCATGCTGATTTTGGCTGTAACGGTAGGTTTGATATTGATTGAATGGAGCTTACCGATGTTTAAACATTTATCGGGGGTAGATAATTCCACTGGGCATATTTATATGGAAACGTTGAGTTATGGTGTGTTGATTGTGGCTGCTACCATCCTGCTGGTGTTGCTTCCGGTGATGATGTATTTCCGGAGGCAGACACTTTATTCGTCTTTGAAGGATACTAAGGACGGCATCCACAAGAATCTCTTTCGTAAGGTAAGCATCGTTTTGCAATTGTTTATCAGCATAGGCTTTATTTATTGCACAATGGTTATATACAAACAAGTAGATAGTATATTGCATGCCGACACAGGCATTGACCAGCAAAATACGGCTACCGTAGGTTGCTATCCGTTGGAGACGAAAACGCTGTATCAGGAGTTAAAACAGCTTCCCGAAGTACAGGAAGTAATCATGGCCCGGGCCGGCTTCCTGCCTGCTAACTCCACCTCGCACAACAAATTGAAACCGGAAGAGAAAAGCCAAAAAGAAGATCCTTCCACCGAATGTGAAATAAAATATGCTACAGCCGATTTCATTTCCTTTTATCGAATCCCGTTTGTAGAAGGAAGGACCTTTAACGAAAGCAGCAAAGAGGCCAAGGAAGTAATCATCAACGAAAAGGCACGAAATGCTTTTGGTTGGACATCGGGCATAGGACATCGGATAGTAGACGACAGGGGAGTAGCCTGCGTGGTAGTGGGTGTGGTAAAAGACTTTGTCAGTACCTCGCCTACCGAACCGACCAAGCCGATAGTCTTCCTGCCTGAACCTGGGGAACAAATTTGCCTCATCCGCTATCTTCCGGGAAAGAAAGAGGCTTGCTGCCAGGCGGTGGAAGAGAGGATTCTCCAGAAGTTTCCGGATACCGACTTCTCTATTTATACGGTGGAAGATACGCTGGAGGAATATGTCAAGTCGGAATCGGCCTTGTTTTCCATGTTGGGATTTGTTTCGGTGGTCTGCATCGTTGTTTCCCTGTTCGGTATTTATTCACTTGCTATGCTTATCTGTGAACGAAGAAGGAAGGAGATTGCCATCCGCAAGGTACTTGGGGCAAGCACCGGTAGTATATTGCTGTTGTTTTACCGGGAGTTCTTTGTACTGCTGGGCATTGCTTCGGCATTGGCTTTTAGTATAAGTTACGTCATTATGAAACCGTGGAGGGAACAGTATATCCGGCAGGTGGCTATCGGGCCGGAAGTGTATGCCGGTATCTTCCTGAGCATGCTGGCCTGCATCGTGCTTACCATTGATTGGCTGGTATGGCGTACGGCCCACATCAATCCGGCAGAAGTAATTAAGAGTGAATAA
- a CDS encoding DUF6249 domain-containing protein, whose translation MFDFITAPLIVGFICLGIYGLFELFVRKKERLTLIEKLGEKLGTPDFDGKFSLPSYSGIKFSFSALKVGLLLAGIGLGLLLGFIIAMAFVPRYGYDNTWQIREVASIIYGASVLLVGGLGLVAAFLIEMKMSNKEKED comes from the coding sequence ATGTTTGATTTTATTACTGCACCTTTAATTGTTGGCTTTATTTGTCTCGGTATTTACGGGTTATTTGAATTGTTTGTTAGAAAAAAAGAACGGTTAACTCTTATTGAAAAGTTAGGAGAAAAGCTAGGTACTCCCGATTTTGACGGTAAATTCAGCCTTCCTAGTTATTCCGGCATAAAATTTTCATTCAGTGCTTTAAAAGTGGGATTACTTTTGGCGGGAATCGGATTGGGATTGTTGCTCGGTTTTATTATTGCAATGGCTTTTGTTCCTCGGTATGGCTATGACAATACTTGGCAGATCCGGGAAGTTGCAAGTATCATATACGGGGCCTCTGTTTTATTGGTCGGAGGATTAGGATTGGTCGCTGCGTTTTTAATAGAAATGAAAATGAGCAATAAGGAGAAAGAAGATTGA